In the genome of Leishmania braziliensis MHOM/BR/75/M2904 contig, possible fusion of chromosomes 20 and 34, one region contains:
- the TOR3 gene encoding putative target of rapamycin kinase (TOR) kinase 3, giving the protein MTETLAAGDMGSISVTKLFSSDSTAALGQQLSSIFSNLNSTSKDRWQRSEECLSALMDTLFLHEKELGANESLHERVIALIDSAFCNSVDKGCSSFRVVFDIKWKDQHEKRNRCFMLLLSRAFKCTTPEECLKVIQCLGEVLEDNIRTTTDLLTDHVEALLKDLFAADVHRRTVVCEVLAKIVSTAAFIIKRNPTLLELLTSSCAPLVTLKDAMETRNVWHRTALIRLTSALVKNCYEVTPQVAKDVADLVLRYMRAAADESLLVGVLSALAHVAVTPAFVSAPWNLPQLVSFLCETDWSVYSVATRVAAVTAASKVACFLCQEERDWYEALRTRLLEFISSDDSVEVGTEGLELLKEMLISERELRLGGAVVKAVCACIQRLPYVPVIYELLELIRDRYGDLQMKPIYSLLEGYLGTEQELLNFGKVNALLRFAGTRIRFDDPRLAQLRINVGVNRPIPVILHSLPLLTTLQRTEQLDEVLEILSHDDPGVRRVAVTTALELCEIVIERNEAHVAKANGYAQRLNNNVSNAVERVLDVAVADRDPEIRLWALQQFTASFFPYLCHADNLEAIFMARNDNDKATQAQALTLLCQLLPYRPSIVQPQLQRTQRYMLHDVATMDASVSFAVCMAGLLKMCVDYDALLIQGSTVVTIVLQRLEAQPFISRSLSIALLQLIRSILERTAPQDHFDPHLFLRPLLMIANGGDSCTRRREALETLAAFISHITKTDISELSEVYRAVARIIRRETEEEESVTIAAMKVLSSIGAVTPVKMRHVFRKVESDEMEEEEEVVTPALAHCKPRLRVSTDMPERYASAVLYYLVRSLQLALDPKQQVDTLAAVRSMLHDVEGKVELNLLTQLLPQLQTWLRDPERAFLYETVLGLMNDLAILLCQFKETVAPSVGYDLLRSVQAFCLLPQASQRPFRAYVVQLLDSLAKGIPAQDMRDNRWAVEFIHQRLSQNKNDLDLVQRVVKSLESFTAVMHEKELQMILPHVLQCIEPAKASPDGKLSKSKNVNDACFDFLNFVMAKQLTLVKHCCAQIVHTIMWYIELAESNEEMDVGLHTLATLVDTVKMPAKRFIMPIERVAVRKNFPPQYFVNLVKSAAGGAKTRMATSNGTDLNPDRPITVVSHLPRLSKDEFEQELRSTPCSENVLIDVLDVRHHHGQTMIDFRFQPGMDTAARCSLFSRKATDNKSSMRRNLGILRVEQREESPRPVGAKVIQALANLPVAKTKKREQSWVLWLHNATVTLLRNSPYAVLRDTCAVADRNTELAKDLFPLAVTAVCGHLDTPLRAQLMEIFDRALAAAPADVKQGLFCFAEFMEGERDEDHVKFVKVMRESVFSVDRESTSQKFGINYDQDPTLGVIVTKLAPNGVGARAGVPIGAQLLAINDNPVRAVSDIRGLIEGHTHTELLLAYEVEERTKSIPTPLMNLEVLASVAFSGEMHTKAIYFNEVLFESLSRKLCKVTDRKDNQMRRVMTIAEDLIQYYRHLNMTMTANGLLKMLTRKFSEIFAPEQFGFEEIASLEQLNWWSEALRRYEARMASCDTRCLEVASLVGVLRCEQALGHSNRVQELAELYWDQLPTDAQCEVAPFRAKAAFCLGAWDIFDELAVDRRMQSYFGVVERCAALFRTECYSELLHYTDKVRESMLESFADSLNESYSRAYEGMTRLQHLRHFEELVSFTTACSERQALLKRVWHRRLGQMSTRPDDLLTVLSINSLVLEPESDLDSYVYVIRSLCKSQWFSHAEHLLQRLLHEDASLEVLCKCDPELIHTYIKYVYLAKDKQGAYVELKSILSAVQVDAEDPRAETWGQCWLLLGEWTMYLFPEYGEEAITELTHATELGPNSAAAFHSLGILHCDLARDPSTQGEVQNRHLISCITSLFKSIQLCNDVPGSLVMQDVLRILSVWFANSGMREINEAVHYGVQVVADHVWLNVVPQLIARIGIEARYARAILTDLLIRVGSQYSHALIYPLTVAEKSPDVVRRHMAERVIMGMRDIPENDRIVREASLVSNEMVRIAILWTEKWHAAIQQAAYKPSNADTIFSMLQPLYEELDRASTPSELNFERTFGHTLRHAKIALEASKTDEAWGLLRQVYAQLRRGVLERRLYMSDVSPTLDGIQDSIVAVPGTFEHDKPLITIRKFHSRVYVMPSKQKPRRIGLDASDGKKYRFLLKGHEDMRQDERVMQFIRLIDTIFQSDNAASAIGLSIPQYAVIPLTDNVGVVGWVENTETIYKMLETHRQAHEVSIYKEVNLIMKKGGLSTIEDYHQLPKQQRKALLNYAMENTPKNELRQIFWNNNDTCEQWLSYRQTYGQTLAAMSMVGYVLGLGDRHLNNLMLQGNGTVVHIDFGDCFEVAMHRAHYAEAVPFRLTRLLVCALGITGVDGVYRMTCELAMKNLHRHSENLLSILEAFIYDPLINWRLNAVNDTTERSGSKSVQQEANNSASAALAGETAAAARLGVDDASEGDAKPVAMQLSKSVSKPAPHSALPGESQMFENGEETRNQQGNLALARVQAKLTGQDFGMVNSSFSMMRSSRRLEGGDSQPHGSSWGSNSLAGFTDSPKDSFAAPLLTTYLSLRVLNGGAESLDVPHQVDRLIQEATSLDNLSDAFLTGWAPFW; this is encoded by the coding sequence ATGACAGAGACGCTCGCCGCTGGAGACATGGGCAGCATCTCTGTCACAAAGCTCTTCAGTAGCGATAGTACCGCTGCATTGGGTCAGCAGCTTAGCTCCATCTTCTCTAACCTCAATAGCACGTCGAAGGACCGATGGCAGCGCTCCGAGGAGTGCCTCAGCGCCTTGATGGACACTCTTTTTCTACATGAAAAGGAGCTTGGCGCGAATGAATCGCTCCATGAGCGTGTCATTGCCCTGATCGATAGTGCCTTCTGCAACTCCGTGGACAAGGGATGCAGCTCATTTCGCGTCGTATTTGACATCAAGTGGAAGGACCAACACGAGAAGAGAAATCGCTGCTTCATGCTGCTGTTGAGTCGTGCATTTAAGTGCACCACGCCGGAAGAATGCCTGAAGGTAATTCAGTGCCTCGGTGAAGTACTCGAGGATAACATTCGCACGACGACAGACCTTCTAACAGATCACGTGGAAGCGCTTCTGAAAGACCTCTTCGCAGCTGATGTGCACCGCCGCACTGTTGTGTGCGAGGTGCTCGCCAAAATTGTGTCGACGGCTGCATTCATCATAAAACGAAACCCAACACTGCTGGAGCTCCTCACGTCGTCTTGTGCGCCTCTGGTGACACTGAAGGACGCGATGGAAACACGAAATGTGTGGCACCGCACAGCACTCATCCGCCTTACCTCCGCGCTTGTGAAGAACTGCTATGAGGTGACGCCACAAGTGGCGAAAGATGTGGCTGACCTTGTCTTGCGCTACATGCGCGCCGCGGCAGATGAGTCGCTGCTGGTCGGTGTCCTTTCCGCTTTGGCTCACGTTGCTGTGACGCCAGCGTTTGTTTCGGCTCCGTGGAATTTGCCGCAGCTGGTGAGTTTTCTCTGCGAAACGGACTGGTCCGTCTACTCCGTCGCTACGCGAGTCGCCGCTGTAACTGCAGCAAGCAAAGTAGCCTGTTTTCTTTGCCAAGAGGAAAGGGATTGGTACGAAGCGCTGAGGACGCGTTTGCTAGAGTTTATCTCCTCGGACGACTCTGTGGAGGTGGGAACGGAAGGGCTTGAGCTCTTAAAGGAGATGCTAAtctcagagagagagcttcGCTTAGGTGGGGCCGTGGTAAAGGCGGTCTGTGCGTGCATTCAACGACTGCCCTATGTTCCTGTCATCTatgagctgctggagctcaTTCGGGACCGCTACGGCGATCTCCAGATGAAGCCGATCTACTCGCTCTTAGAAGGCTACTTGGGCACCGAGCAGGAACTGCTGAACTTTGGCAAAGTGAACGCGCTACTACGCTTCGCTGGGACTCGGATTCGCTTTGACGACCCAAggcttgcgcagctgcgcatcaaCGTAGGCGTCAACCGACCGATTCCGGTGATACTGCACTCACTACCGCTGCTCACAACGTTACAGCGGACGGAGCAGCTGGACGAAGTGCTGGAGATCCTCTCGCACGACGACCCAGGTGTGCGGCGCGTCGCTGTCACCACAGCGCTGGAGCTCTGCGAGATCGTTATCGAGCGCAACGAGGCGCACGTGGCTAAGGCAAATGGTTACGCGCAGCGACTAAATAATAACGTGAGTAACGCGGTGGAGCGTGTGCTAGACGTCGCCGTGGCCGACCGCGACCCTGAGATTCGGCTATGGGCGTTGCAGCAGTTCACCGCGTCCTTCTTTCCGTACCTGTGCCATGCGGACAACTTGGAGGCTATCTTTATGGCACGCAACGACAACGATAAAGCAACACAGGCCCAGGCActgacgctgctgtgccagTTGCTCCCATATCGCCCCTCCATagtgcagccgcagctgcagcgtacGCAGAGATACATGCTGCACGATGTTGCTACCATGGACGCGTCTGTGTCCTTCGCGGTGTGCATGGCTGGACTGCTGAAGATGTGTGTGGACTACGATGCCCTCCTAATTCAAGGAAGCACTGTCGTGACAATTGTGTTGCAGCGATTGGAGGCGCAGCCTTTTATCTCTCGATCGCTCTCCATCGCTTTGCTGCAGCTCATCCGCTCAATCCTAGAGCGGACAGCACCGCAAGACCACTTCGATCCTCATTTGTTTCTTCGACCGCTCCTCATGATTGCCAACGGCGGGGATTCGTGCACGCGACGTCGCGAGGCGTTGGAGACGCTGGCGGCTTTCATCAGTCACATCACCAAGACCGACATTTCAGAGCTGAGTGAGGTGTACCGGGCTGTGGCCCGTATCATCCGCCGCGAgacggaagaagaagagtcCGTGACGATTGCTGCCATGAAGGTGCTCAGCTCCATCGGTGCCGTGACCCCCGTAAAGATGCGCCACGTCTTCCGCAAGGTGGAGTCGGATGAgatggaggaagaagaggaggtggtgacgCCGGCACTGGCTCACTGCAAGCCACGACTGCGCGTCTCCACCGACATGCCGGAGCGCTACGCTTCTGCAGTACTGTACTACCTCGTGCGCTCGTTGCAGCTCGCGTTGGATCCAAAGCAGCAGGTGGACACGTTGGCAGCGGTGCGATCGATGCTGCACGATGTCGAGGGAAAGGTGGAACTTAATCTACTCACCCAGCTGCTTCCGCAACTGCAGACCTGGCTGCGCGACCCGGAGCGGGCATTTCTGTATGAGACGGTACTGGGCCTGATGAACGACCTTGCCATTCTCCTTTGTCAATTCAAGGAGACTGTAGCGCCATCTGTGGGCTACGACCTACTCCGGTCTGTGCAAGCCTTTTGCCTTCTCCCGCAGGCGAGCCAGAGACCTTTCAGGGCGTACGTTGTGCAGCTGCTTGACAGCCTAGCAAAGGGGATTCCGGCGCAGGACATGCGCGACAACCGGTGGGCCGTCGAGTTTATTCACCAGCGGCTTTCGCAGAACAAGAACGACCTTGACTTGGTGCAGCGCGTTGTCAAATCTCTTGAGTCGTTTACAGCAGTGATGCAtgagaaggagctgcagatGATTCTGCCACAcgtgctgcagtgcatcgAGCCTGCAAAAGCATCGCCTGACGGTAAGCTCTCCAAGTCTAAAAATGTCAACGACGCCTGCTTCGACTTCTTGAACTTCGTCATGGCGAAGCAGCTGACCCTCGtgaagcactgctgcgcgcaAATTGTTCACACCATCATGTGGTACATCGAGCTGGCCGAAAGCAACGAGGAGATGGATGTTGGCCTACACACCTTAGCGACACTGGTGGACACGGTAAAGATGCCGGCGAAACGATTCATTATGCCAATCGAGCGCGTGGCGGTGCGCAAGAACTTTCCACCGCAGTACTTCGTCAACCTCGTTAAGagcgccgccggtggcgccaAGACCCGCATGGCAACGTCGAATGGCACAGACCTTAATCCGGACCGCCCCATTACGGTGGTGTCGCATCTGCCGCGATTGTCGAAGGATGAGTTCGAGCAGGAGTTGCGCAGCACGCCGTGCTCGGAGAACGTTCTCATCGACGTGCTTGACGTCCGTCACCATCATGGTCAGACGATGATTGACTTCCGCTTTCAGCCCGGCATGGACACCGCGGCGCGATGTAGTCTGTTTAGCCGCAAAGCCACAGACAACAAGTCCTCCATGCGACGTAATTTGGGTATTCTCCGGGTAGAGCAACGGGAAGAGAGCCCACGTCCGGTCGGGGCGAAGGTCATTCAGGCACTGGCGAACTTGCCGGTGGCGAAGACAAAGAAACGCGAGCAGTCGTGGGTTTTGTGGCTCCACAACGCCACAGTGACGCTTTTGCGCAATTCCCCGTAtgccgtgctgcgcgacacgTGCGCTGTCGCGGACCGCAACACGGAGCTTGCCAAGGATCTTTTCCCCCTTGCCGTAACTGCCGTGTGCGGGCACCTTGACACGCCGCTGCGGGCGCAGCTTATGGAGATCTTTGATCGCGCGCTTGCTGCGGCACCCGCGGACGTCAAGCAGGGGCTGTTCTGCTTTGCCGAGTTCATGGAGGGCGAGCGAGATGAGGACCACGTGAAGTTCGTCAAGGTGATGCGAGAGAGTGTGTTCAGCGTGGATCGGGAGTCGACCAGTCAGAAGTTTGGTATCAACTACGACCAGGACCCCACACTAGGTGTCATCGTGACGAAGCTGGCCCCGAATGGTGTAGGCGCTCGCGCCGGCGTCCCGAttggcgcgcagctgctcgctaTCAATGATAATCCAGTGCGTGCGGTCAGCGACATTCGCGGCCTTATTGAGGGACACACGCATACTgaactgctgctggcgtACGAGGTAGAGGAGAGGACAAAGTCTATACCGACGCCGCTGATGAACTTGGAAGTCCTAGCATCTGTCGCCTTCAGCGGGGAGATGCATACCAAGGCGATCTACTTCAACGAGGTGCTCTTTGAGAGCCTCTCACGCAAGCTTTGCAAGGTTACGGACCGCAAGGACAACCAGATGCGTCGTGTCATGACGATTGCTGAGGACCTCATTCAGTATTACCGGCACTTGAACATGACCATGACAGCCAACGGGCTGCTGAAGATGCTCACCCGCAAGTTCTCTGAAATCTTCGCGCCTGAGCAGTTCGGCTTTGAGGAGATTGCATCGTTGGAGCAGCTCAACTGGTGGAGTGAGGCGCTGCGACGATATGAGGCGCGCATGGCCAGCTGCGATACCCGTTGCCTCGAGGTGGCGTCGCTTGTGGGCGTGCTAAGGTGTGAGCAAGCGCTGGGGCACTCGAACCGCGTGCAGGAGCTCGCCGAGCTGTACTGGGACCAGCTTCCCACCGACGCGCAGTGCGAGGTAGCGCCCTTTCGAGCCAAGGCAGCGTTCTGCTTGGGAGCGTGGGACATCTTCGACGAGCTGGCGGTAGACAGGCGCATGCAAAGCTACTTTGGTGTCGTTgagcgctgcgccgcgctgttTCGAACTGAGTGCTACAGCGAGCTTTTGCATTATACCGACAAGGTGCGTGAGTCGATGCTCGAGTCTTTTGCCGACTCGTTGAATGAGAGCTACAGCCGCGCGTACGAGGGCATGACgcgtctgcagcacctgcggcACTTTGAAGAGCTCGTTTCATTCACTACGGCGTGCAGTgagcggcaggcgctgctgaagcgtgTGTGGCATCGCCGGCTGGGACAGATGTCTACCCGGCCGGACGATCTCCTGACGGTGCTCTCCATCAACTCACTTGTGCTAGAGCCGGAGAGTGACCTGGACTCGTACGTGTATGTCATCCGATCCCTGTGCAAGTCACAGTGGTTCTCGCACGCGGAGCACCTCCTGCAACGGCTGCTGCACGAGGATGCCTCGCTTGAGGTTCTATGTAAATGTGACCCGGAGCTGATCCACACCTACATCAAGTACGTTTACCTCGCCAAGGACAAGCAAGGAGCGTATGTAGAGCTGAAGAGCATCTTGTCCGCCGTCCAGGTCGACGCCGAAGACCCTCGAGCCGAGACTTGGGGGCAGTGTTGGCTGCTTCTTGGCGAGTGGACCATGTACCTCTTCCCCGAGTACGGCGAGGAGGCCATCACGGAGCTGACACACGCCACAGAGCTAGGCCccaacagcgccgctgcctttcACTCGCTGGGCATCCTGCATTGCGATCTCGCCCGCGACCCGAGCACACAGGGCGAGGTGCAGAACAGACACCTAATCTCCTGCATCACCTCCCTTTTTAAGTCCATTCAGCTCTGCAACGACGTACCGGGCAGCCTCGTGATGCAGGATGTACTGCGCATTCTCTCAGTCTGGTTTGCCAACAGTGGCATGCGGGAGATCAACGAGGCGGTGCACTACGGagtgcaggtggtggcggacCACGTGTGGCTGAACGTGGTGCCGCAGCTCATTGCCCGCATCGGCATCGAGGCCCGCTACGCTCGCGCCATCCTGACCGACTTACTCATTCGTGTAGGGTCTCAGTACTCTCACGCCCTCATCTACCCTCTCACAGTGGCGGAAAAGTCGCCAGACGTGGTGCGGCGGCACATGGCGGAGCGCGTCATCATGGGCATGCGCGACATCCCAGAGAACGATCGCATTGTCAGAGAGGCGTCTTTGGTGAGCAACGAGATGGTGCGCATTGCCATTTTGTGGACAGAGAAGTGGCACGCGGCGATTCAACAGGCGGCCTATAAACCGAGCAACGCGGATACCATCTTCTCcatgctgcagccgctgtaCGAGGAGCTGGACCGCGCCTCCACCCCGAGTGAGCTCAACTTTGAGCGCACGTTCGGTCACACGCTGCGCCACGCCAAGATCGCCTTGGAGGCGTCAAAAACAGACGAGGCATGGGGTCTCTTGCGGCAGGTatacgcgcagctgcgccgcggcgtgcTGGAGCGGCGGCTGTACATGAGCGACGTCTCACCGACGCTGGATGGCATTCAAGACAGCATTGTGGCAGTGCCTGGTACCTTCGAGCACGACAAGCCCCTCATCACGATTCGCAAGTTCCACAGCAGGGTGTATGTGATGCCATCCAAGCAGAAACCGCGCCGCATCGGCCTCGACGCGTCCGATGGCAAAAAGTACCGCTTCTTACTCAAGGGCCACGAGGATATGCGGCAGGATGAGCGCGTCATGCAGTTCATTCGCCTGATCGACACCATCTTCCAGTCCGATAATGCGGCGAGTGCGATTGGACTGAGCATCCCGCAGTACGCTGTGATCCCCCTCACTGACAACGTCGGCGTCGTCGGATGGGTGGAGAACACCGAGACAATTTACAAGATGCTAGAGACGCACAGACAGGCACACGAGGTGTCCATTTACAAAGAGGTCAACCTCATCATGAAGAAAGGCGGACTGAGCACAATCGAGGACTACCACCAGTtgccgaagcagcagcgcaaagcGCTGCTGAACTATGCAATGGAAAACACTCCAAAGAACGAGCTGCGTCAGATCTTCTGGAACAACAATGACACGTGTGAGCAGTGGCTGAGCTACCGCCAAACCTACGGCCAGACGTTGGCTGCAATGTCTATGGTCGGCTATGTCCTTGGCCTTGGTGACCGCCATCTCAACAACCTGATGCTGCAGGGCAACGGCACCGTTGTCCACATCGACTTTGGCGATTGCTTCGAGGTGGCTATGCATCGCGCCCACTACGCCGAGGCTGTTCCGTTCCGCCTGACACGTCTGCTAGTGTGCGCTCTCGGTATCACCGGCGTCGATGGTGTTTACCGCATGACATGCGAGTTGGCTATGAAAAACCTCCACCGCCATAGCGAAAATCTGCTGTCGATTCTCGAGGCTTTCATCTACGACCCTCTCATCAACTGGCGACTCAACGCGGTCAACGATACCACAGAGAGGTCGGGGTCCAAgtcggtgcagcaggaggccAACAACAGTGCTTCCGCTGCTTTAGCAGGAGaaactgccgctgcggcccgCTTGGGGGTTGATGATGCGTCGGAGGGTGATGCTAAACCCGTTGCTATGCAGCTGTCGAAGTCTGTATCGAAGCCGGCGCCGCACTCCGCCTTGCCAGGGGAGAGTCAAATGTTCGAGAATGGTGAGGAGACGCGCAACCAGCAAGGCAACTTGGCCCTCGCACGTGTGCAGGCAAAGCTCACCGGTCAGGATTTTGGCATGGTGAacagctccttctccatgATGCGCTCCTCTCGCCGTTTGGAGGGTGGGGACTCTCAACCTCACGGTTCGTCGTGGGGCTCGAACAGTCTCGCTGGCTTCACCGACTCGCCCAAGGACTCGtttgcagcaccgctgctcaCCACCTACCTTTCGCTCCGCGTTTTGAACGGGGGTGCGGAGAGCCTGGATGTGCCGCACCAAGTCGACCGCCTCATTCAAGAGGCGACGAGCCTCGACAATTTGTCGGACGCGTTTCTCACTGGCTGGGCACCGTTCTGGTAG